From one Lolium rigidum isolate FL_2022 chromosome 4, APGP_CSIRO_Lrig_0.1, whole genome shotgun sequence genomic stretch:
- the LOC124650460 gene encoding ethylene-responsive transcription factor ERF061-like, whose product MDGSLRTLSQASFTGEVRSAMSSLLLSRDGASAFDTVYSHLPPPVTIPPLGSSVYYRQCELLRSFAATQPHHHSSAVASPSSSLPFLSARHDGEALRTTKTYRGVRQRQWGKWVAEIRLPQNRVRVWLGTYDSPETAAHAYDRAAYRLRGEYARLNFPGVMDCPGDDACPDALRPLRDAVDAKIQAIRVRMARKRARARRLREESKQSGRRADAESSQRTPTPARPVLSASATDDSAQLPPTTARPVLSESAATSETTTTTTTSSYGSPEGAFSVADVDCSLEKMPSFDPELIWEMLNF is encoded by the coding sequence ATGGACGGCAGCCTCCGCACTCTGTCTCAGGCGAGCTTCACCGGCGAGGTACGCTCGGCGATGTCGTCGCTCCTCCTCTCTCGGGACGGCGCCAGCGCGTTCGACACCGTCTACTCCCACCTCCCGCCCCCGGTCACCATCCCGCCGCTCGGCTCCAGCGTCTACTACCGCCAGTGCGAGCTCCTCCGCTCCTTCGCCGCCACGCAGCCGCACCACCACTCGAGCGCCGTCGCCAGCCCTTCGTCGAGTCTCCCCTTCCTCAGCGCGAGGCACGACGGAGAGGCGCTGCGCACGACGAAGACGTACCGCGGCGTGCGGCAGCGGCAGTGGGGCAAGTGGGTGGCGGAGATCCGGCTGCCGCAGAACCGCGTGCGCGTCTGGCTCGGCACCTACGACTCGCCCGAGACCGCCGCGCACGCCTACGACCGCGCCGCCTACAGGCTCCGCGGCGAGTACGCGCGCCTCAACTTCCCCGGCGTCATGGACTGCCCCGGCGACGACGCCTGCCCCGACGCCCTCCGGCCCCTCCGCGACGCCGTCGACGCCAAGATCCAGGCCATCCGCGTCCGCATGGCCCGCAAGCGCGCGCGAGCCAGGCGCTTGCGTGAGGAGAGCAAGCAGAGCGGTCGGCGTGCAGACGCCGAGTCTTCCCAGCGGACGCCGACACCTGCCCGCCCTGTCCTCTCGGCGAGTGCCACAGACGACTCCGCCCAGCTGCCTCCGACGACCGCCCGCCCCGTCCTCTCGGAGAGCGCCGCGACGTCCGAGACGACGACCACAACAACGACGTCGTCGTACGGGTCGCCGGAGGGGGCGTTCTCCGTGGCCGACGTCGACTGCTCGCTTGAGAAGATGCCATCGTTCGACCCGGAGCTGATATGGGAGATGCTCAACTTCTAG